In one Cupriavidus taiwanensis genomic region, the following are encoded:
- a CDS encoding Bug family tripartite tricarboxylate transporter substrate binding protein has protein sequence MQADRRKALHWLGAGSLAAAASTLGIGPARAQQSWPGRPVRLVVPYPPGGATDVLARALGDPLGKLWQRPVIVENRPGVGGMIGADVVAKSQPDGYTLLLGLPSLVQTPYMVAKPPFDPLRDLTAIGQLCTSSLVLTASAAMPRTLPQLVALAKSQPDKLSYGTYGIGTGAHLYMQVFLKNAGAQLVHVPYKGEAPIATDLIGGQISLGTLSPMTVRQHARTGKLQPLAVTGNTRAPMLPDVPTFQELGYKGLDGPAWLGLFTTAGTPQAIVDKIAADVETVMAAPDIRQRLGDLGLIVKTTQPAAFAAATRADQAYWVSVIKEHNIRLD, from the coding sequence ATGCAAGCCGACCGCCGCAAGGCCCTGCACTGGCTGGGAGCCGGATCCCTGGCCGCCGCCGCTTCAACCCTGGGCATCGGCCCGGCCCGGGCCCAGCAGTCCTGGCCGGGGCGCCCGGTGCGGCTGGTCGTGCCCTACCCGCCCGGCGGCGCCACGGACGTGCTGGCGCGCGCGCTGGGCGACCCGCTGGGCAAGCTGTGGCAGCGCCCGGTGATCGTCGAGAACCGGCCCGGCGTCGGCGGCATGATCGGCGCCGACGTGGTCGCCAAGTCGCAGCCGGACGGCTACACGCTGCTGCTGGGCCTGCCCAGCCTGGTGCAGACACCCTACATGGTGGCCAAGCCGCCGTTCGACCCGCTGCGCGACCTGACCGCCATCGGCCAGCTGTGCACCTCCAGCCTGGTGCTGACCGCCAGCGCCGCCATGCCGCGCACGCTGCCGCAACTGGTGGCCCTGGCCAAGTCGCAGCCGGACAAGCTCTCGTATGGCACCTATGGCATCGGCACCGGCGCCCATCTCTACATGCAGGTGTTCCTGAAGAATGCCGGCGCCCAGCTGGTCCACGTGCCGTACAAGGGCGAAGCGCCGATCGCCACCGACCTGATCGGCGGCCAGATCTCGCTGGGCACGCTGTCGCCGATGACGGTGCGCCAGCATGCGCGCACCGGCAAGCTGCAGCCGCTGGCGGTGACCGGCAACACCCGCGCGCCGATGCTCCCCGACGTGCCCACCTTCCAGGAACTGGGCTACAAGGGCCTGGACGGCCCCGCATGGCTGGGCCTGTTCACCACCGCCGGCACGCCGCAGGCCATCGTCGACAAGATCGCGGCCGACGTTGAAACGGTGATGGCCGCGCCCGATATCCGCCAACGGCTGGGCGATCTGGGGCTGATCGTCAAGACCACGCAGCCGGCGGCGTTCGCGGCGGCGACCCGGGCTGACCAGGCGTACTGGGTCAGCGTGATCAAGGAGCACAATATTCGCCTCGACTGA
- a CDS encoding FadR/GntR family transcriptional regulator: protein MTGSSASVANQAVSLIQQWVRDGTFPAGTLLPAQRELAAKVGISRASLREAISTLQGMGVVVSRPGKGVYVTAAGDSAAATPPWRFAATHSLIDIYQLRFALEGLTARLAALAISAGEIEQLRQNAATMQRAIEADAYDEASQLDYEFHTQIVTVSGNQVIREILRESAEVMRESQRLPYYRRGARNATFVEHSAIIEALAARQPEQAQRAMERHIMLAARRAGVHFPTGDEKDE from the coding sequence ATGACAGGATCTTCCGCCTCCGTCGCCAACCAGGCCGTCAGCCTTATCCAGCAATGGGTGCGCGACGGCACGTTTCCCGCGGGCACGCTGCTGCCGGCACAGCGGGAACTGGCGGCGAAGGTCGGCATCAGCCGCGCGTCATTGCGCGAGGCGATCTCCACCCTGCAGGGCATGGGCGTGGTGGTGTCGCGTCCGGGCAAGGGGGTCTATGTGACCGCCGCCGGCGACAGCGCCGCGGCCACGCCGCCGTGGCGCTTTGCCGCCACGCATTCGCTGATCGATATCTACCAGCTGCGCTTCGCGCTGGAAGGGCTGACCGCGCGGCTGGCCGCGCTGGCCATCTCCGCCGGCGAGATCGAACAGCTGCGCCAGAACGCGGCCACGATGCAGCGGGCGATCGAGGCCGATGCCTACGACGAGGCCTCGCAGCTGGATTATGAATTCCACACGCAGATCGTCACGGTGTCTGGCAACCAGGTCATCCGCGAGATCCTGCGCGAAAGCGCCGAAGTGATGCGCGAGAGCCAGCGCCTGCCGTACTACCGGCGCGGCGCGCGCAATGCCACCTTCGTCGAGCACAGCGCCATCATCGAGGCGCTGGCCGCGCGCCAGCCGGAGCAGGCGCAGCGTGCGATGGAGCGCCACATCATGCTGGCGGCACGCCGGGCCGGCGTGCATTTCCCCACGGGCGACGAAAAGGACGAGTGA
- a CDS encoding GNAT family N-acetyltransferase translates to MPMSAPLIHSDRLTLSPFCGNDAAEVWPCITLTLARYMEWDPAPSPEAFREVWQAWLPAMENGTDFIFTVRRTSDGHFLGLAGLHHADTPAPEFGIWIREDAHGYAYGKEAVLAVAAWATATLRPARFVYPAAEQNWKSRRIAEAMGGVVVDRQPAPKFVRVVYSVPVK, encoded by the coding sequence ATGCCTATGTCCGCCCCGCTGATCCACTCCGACCGCCTGACCCTGTCGCCCTTCTGCGGAAACGACGCCGCCGAGGTGTGGCCCTGCATCACCCTCACGCTCGCCCGCTACATGGAATGGGACCCCGCCCCGTCGCCCGAGGCGTTTCGCGAGGTCTGGCAGGCATGGCTGCCGGCCATGGAGAACGGAACCGACTTCATCTTCACCGTCCGTCGGACCAGCGACGGTCATTTCCTCGGCCTGGCCGGGCTGCATCATGCCGACACGCCGGCGCCGGAGTTCGGCATCTGGATCCGCGAGGATGCCCATGGGTACGCCTATGGCAAGGAAGCGGTGCTGGCCGTGGCGGCGTGGGCAACGGCCACCTTGCGGCCGGCGCGCTTTGTATATCCGGCCGCGGAGCAGAACTGGAAGAGCCGCCGGATTGCGGAAGCGATGGGCGGCGTTGTAGTGGACCGGCAGCCGGCGCCCAAGTTTGTGCGCGTGGTGTATTCGGTGCCGGTGAAGTAG
- a CDS encoding ureidoglycolate lyase, with protein sequence METTLARMAGACMCLHPQPLTAAAFAPFGDVIEARPVGDPNAFPINGGMVMRHHDLATVELGRGRALISLFEARPYAFPMEITMLERHPLGSQAFIPLSDRPFLVVVAPPGDTLEAESVCAFITNGRQGVNYRAGVWHHMLLAVDAPSSFAVVDRGGDGNNCEERCLAQPLLLELPGA encoded by the coding sequence ATGGAAACCACGCTTGCGCGCATGGCAGGCGCCTGCATGTGCCTGCACCCGCAGCCGCTGACCGCCGCCGCCTTTGCGCCCTTCGGCGACGTCATCGAGGCACGCCCCGTCGGCGACCCCAACGCCTTTCCGATCAACGGCGGCATGGTCATGCGTCACCATGACCTCGCCACGGTGGAGCTTGGGCGCGGCCGGGCGCTGATCAGCCTGTTCGAGGCCCGGCCCTACGCATTCCCGATGGAAATCACCATGCTGGAGCGTCATCCGCTCGGCAGCCAGGCGTTCATCCCGCTTTCGGACCGCCCTTTCCTGGTCGTTGTGGCGCCGCCCGGCGACACGCTGGAAGCCGAGTCGGTCTGTGCGTTCATCACCAACGGCAGGCAAGGCGTCAATTACCGCGCCGGCGTCTGGCATCACATGCTGCTGGCCGTGGACGCGCCCTCGTCCTTTGCCGTGGTGGATCGCGGCGGCGATGGCAACAACTGCGAAGAGCGCTGCCTGGCGCAGCCGCTCTTGCTTGAACTGCCAGGTGCCTGA
- a CDS encoding MFS transporter — translation MIPTEAAHAGPDGIAVPQAHAQAREDAVYRKVAWRLLPFLMLCYVVAYLDRVNVGFAKLNMLADLQFSEAVYGLGAGLFFIGYFFFEVPSNLLMHRIGAKATISRIMILWSLISAAMMFVQTSTQFYVLRFLLGAAEAGFYPGMILYLTYWFPSHRRARMVALFMAAIPISGIFGGPLSGWVMEAMHGVNGLRGWQWMFVIEAVPSLLVGVAVLWYLDNNIQSARWLTADEKALLERNIAAENAHKSGHMSLRHVVTDPRVLKMTMICFCTVMGQYGLTFWLPTLIKQTGVKSVLDVGLLTAIPFGVAVCSMILVSRSSDRMRERRWHLIVPFCCAAAGLVLSAVFSHNTALSLAALALAAGGSLATSPLFWSLPTAILSGVGAAAGIALINSFANLAGFISPYMIGLIKDATQSTDAAMFVLAAVLLCGALLTYSVPARLVNK, via the coding sequence ATGATTCCGACAGAAGCCGCGCATGCCGGGCCGGATGGCATAGCCGTGCCGCAGGCACACGCCCAGGCCCGGGAGGACGCGGTGTACCGCAAGGTGGCCTGGCGGCTGCTGCCGTTCCTGATGCTGTGCTACGTGGTGGCCTATCTGGACCGGGTCAACGTGGGCTTTGCCAAGCTGAACATGCTGGCCGACCTGCAGTTCAGCGAGGCCGTGTACGGCCTTGGCGCGGGCTTGTTCTTTATCGGCTACTTCTTTTTCGAGGTGCCGAGCAACCTGCTGATGCACCGCATCGGCGCCAAGGCCACGATCTCTCGCATCATGATCCTGTGGAGCCTGATCTCCGCGGCGATGATGTTCGTGCAGACCAGCACGCAGTTCTACGTGCTGCGCTTCCTGCTGGGCGCGGCGGAGGCCGGCTTTTATCCCGGCATGATCCTGTACCTGACCTACTGGTTCCCCTCGCACCGGCGCGCGCGCATGGTGGCGCTGTTCATGGCCGCGATCCCGATCTCGGGCATCTTCGGCGGGCCGCTGTCGGGCTGGGTCATGGAGGCCATGCACGGCGTCAACGGCCTGCGCGGCTGGCAGTGGATGTTCGTGATCGAGGCGGTGCCGTCGCTGCTGGTGGGCGTGGCCGTGCTCTGGTACCTGGACAACAACATCCAGTCCGCGCGCTGGCTGACGGCGGACGAGAAGGCGCTGCTGGAGCGCAATATCGCCGCGGAGAATGCGCACAAGAGCGGGCATATGTCGCTGCGCCACGTGGTGACAGACCCGCGCGTGCTGAAAATGACGATGATCTGCTTCTGCACGGTGATGGGCCAGTACGGGCTGACCTTCTGGCTGCCCACGCTGATCAAGCAGACCGGCGTGAAAAGCGTGCTGGACGTGGGCTTGCTGACCGCGATCCCGTTCGGCGTGGCGGTGTGTTCGATGATCCTGGTCAGCCGCAGTTCGGACCGCATGCGCGAACGCCGCTGGCACCTGATCGTGCCGTTCTGCTGCGCGGCCGCGGGCCTGGTGCTGAGCGCCGTGTTCAGCCACAACACCGCGCTGTCGCTCGCCGCGCTGGCGCTGGCCGCCGGCGGCAGCCTGGCTACGTCGCCGCTGTTCTGGAGCCTGCCCACGGCCATCCTGTCGGGCGTGGGCGCCGCGGCGGGCATTGCGCTGATCAACTCGTTCGCCAACCTTGCCGGCTTTATCAGCCCTTACATGATCGGGCTGATCAAGGATGCCACCCAGAGCACCGATGCGGCGATGTTCGTGCTGGCGGCGGTGCTGCTGTGCGGCGCGCTGCTGACGTACTCGGTGCCGGCCAGGCTGGTCAACAAGTAA
- a CDS encoding CaiB/BaiF CoA transferase family protein produces the protein MTEFRDSGDHATQANARPLPLAGVRVLDVSQVMAGPYACMLLADLGADVIKIEPPEGGDQTRGSMGFKMKGPDSMGFLNMNRNKRSVTLDLKTESGRAVLYRLAETADILVENYRPGVMKRLGIDYETLSRINPKLVYCSISGFGQSGPWATRPGFDLMAQAMSGVMSVTGYPGGAPVKAGVPVADIGCALFATYGMLSAYIGAKETGKGQYVDASLFDSALAFSVWDTCEYWGTGREPEPLGTANRMSAPYQAMKAADGYFVMGATNQKLWQLLCNTLDRPDLLADERFATVALRLANRQALIGALEESFGKESADYWIEQLLEVGIPAGPILTYPQAFDSDHGRHRQMRIEIDHPIEGKVPNIGFAVKMGGTPQQVRRPPPLLGQHTGEILAELGLSQDEQQSLAAAGAFGA, from the coding sequence ATGACTGAATTCCGCGACTCCGGCGACCACGCCACCCAGGCTAACGCCAGGCCCCTGCCGCTGGCCGGCGTGCGCGTGCTCGACGTCAGCCAGGTCATGGCCGGCCCTTATGCCTGCATGCTGCTGGCGGACCTGGGCGCCGACGTGATCAAGATCGAACCGCCGGAGGGCGGTGACCAGACGCGCGGCTCGATGGGGTTCAAGATGAAGGGCCCGGACAGCATGGGCTTCCTCAACATGAACCGCAACAAGCGCAGCGTTACGCTCGACCTGAAGACAGAATCAGGGCGGGCGGTGCTGTACCGGCTGGCGGAAACCGCCGACATCCTGGTCGAGAACTATCGCCCCGGCGTGATGAAGCGCCTGGGCATCGACTACGAGACCCTCAGCCGGATCAACCCGAAGCTGGTCTACTGCAGCATCTCGGGCTTCGGCCAGAGCGGACCATGGGCCACGCGGCCGGGTTTCGACCTGATGGCGCAGGCGATGTCGGGCGTGATGAGCGTCACCGGCTACCCGGGCGGCGCGCCGGTGAAGGCGGGGGTGCCGGTGGCCGATATCGGCTGCGCGCTGTTCGCGACCTACGGCATGCTGTCGGCCTATATCGGCGCGAAAGAGACCGGCAAGGGGCAGTATGTCGATGCCTCGCTGTTCGATTCCGCGCTGGCGTTCTCGGTGTGGGACACCTGCGAATATTGGGGCACCGGGCGCGAGCCGGAGCCGCTCGGCACCGCCAACCGCATGAGCGCGCCGTACCAGGCGATGAAGGCGGCGGATGGCTACTTCGTGATGGGCGCGACCAACCAGAAGCTGTGGCAACTGCTGTGCAATACGCTCGACCGGCCCGACCTGCTCGCGGACGAGCGCTTTGCCACCGTCGCGCTGCGCCTGGCCAACCGGCAGGCACTGATCGGCGCGCTGGAAGAGAGCTTCGGCAAGGAGAGCGCCGACTACTGGATCGAGCAGCTGCTCGAGGTCGGCATTCCGGCCGGGCCGATCCTGACCTACCCGCAGGCGTTCGACAGCGATCACGGCAGGCACCGCCAAATGCGCATCGAAATCGATCATCCGATCGAAGGCAAGGTGCCCAATATCGGCTTCGCGGTGAAGATGGGCGGCACGCCGCAGCAGGTGCGGCGCCCGCCGCCGCTGCTGGGCCAGCACACCGGCGAGATCCTCGCCGAGCTGGGTTTGTCGCAGGACGAACAGCAGTCGCTGGCCGCGGCCGGCGCCTTCGGCGCATGA
- a CDS encoding LysR family transcriptional regulator, whose amino-acid sequence MRTEDLRLFLAVAEHGNLHKAAGTLGLTQSSLSKVLARLEAEAGMQLFERMPRGVMLTAVGHKLLAHARRIVLANDDMENEINDERHARVGQVRVATLPHLVPSLFSPLLEQFLASRPLARFSIATHLSPQLMAALQGGEVDLVCAAMPDGATEGVEYLPLGALTLQVVARADHPRRARWRSLADLVDEHWVAPATSLYVRSGFEGRFTSRGLPPPRVTVESTSSSVSFADLLRNTDLLGIMPQRLLGQALGQGLQAIEGDDMCWQYELAVFWRATAYLSPLCRDFRDALVRWCGEAGI is encoded by the coding sequence ATGAGGACCGAAGATCTCCGACTGTTCCTGGCCGTGGCCGAGCACGGCAACCTGCACAAGGCCGCAGGCACGCTGGGGCTGACCCAGTCGTCGCTGTCCAAGGTATTGGCGCGGCTGGAGGCGGAAGCCGGCATGCAGCTGTTCGAGCGCATGCCGCGCGGCGTCATGCTGACAGCGGTCGGGCACAAGCTGCTGGCGCACGCGCGGCGCATCGTGCTGGCCAATGACGACATGGAGAACGAGATCAACGACGAGCGCCACGCGCGCGTCGGCCAGGTGCGCGTGGCGACGCTGCCGCACCTGGTGCCGTCGCTGTTCTCGCCGCTGCTGGAACAATTCCTGGCCAGCCGGCCGCTGGCCCGGTTCTCGATCGCCACACATCTGAGCCCGCAGCTGATGGCCGCGCTGCAGGGCGGCGAGGTGGACCTGGTCTGTGCCGCCATGCCGGACGGCGCCACCGAGGGCGTCGAGTACCTGCCGCTGGGGGCGCTGACGCTGCAAGTGGTGGCGCGCGCCGATCATCCGCGACGCGCGCGCTGGCGTTCGCTGGCCGACCTGGTCGACGAGCATTGGGTGGCGCCCGCCACCTCGCTCTATGTGCGCAGCGGCTTTGAGGGTCGCTTCACCAGCCGCGGGCTGCCGCCACCGCGCGTGACCGTTGAAAGCACCAGTTCATCGGTGTCGTTCGCCGACCTGCTGCGCAATACCGACCTGCTCGGCATCATGCCCCAGCGCCTGCTGGGGCAGGCGCTGGGGCAGGGGCTGCAAGCGATCGAGGGCGACGACATGTGCTGGCAATATGAGCTGGCCGTGTTCTGGCGGGCCACTGCCTACCTGTCGCCGCTGTGCCGCGACTTCCGCGATGCGCTGGTGCGCTGGTGCGGAGAAGCCGGCATCTGA
- a CDS encoding tripartite tricarboxylate transporter substrate binding protein, with protein sequence MPRPPDARRRALLKAMPAAALAPAMAAFGLPATVRAQAWPTRPITLIVPFTAGGATDVQMRALCLAASKTLGQPIVIQNQPGVSGTLGPAAMARSAARDGYTLALITPALFRLPHLQPVSYDAIQDFTYIIGLTSYVYGISVPAGSPWQRFGEFVGYARANPGKVNVAAVGTGSLGQITVRRLEQQAGIRLNFIPFKGGADALAALLGGHVDVMIEAGWGAMAEAGKVRLLAVAEPQRLKRWQAVPTLRELGYDITVQSEIGIAGPRALGPAVVATLHDAFRQATSDPAYVRALEAESMPNRYMSTADYQHYAASQFASDKRLVAELGIRLD encoded by the coding sequence ATGCCCCGCCCCCCCGACGCCCGCCGGCGCGCCTTGCTGAAGGCCATGCCGGCGGCGGCGCTCGCCCCCGCCATGGCCGCGTTCGGCCTGCCCGCCACCGTGCGCGCCCAGGCCTGGCCCACGCGCCCCATCACCCTGATCGTGCCCTTCACCGCCGGCGGCGCCACCGACGTGCAGATGCGGGCGCTGTGCCTGGCGGCCTCGAAGACCCTGGGCCAGCCGATCGTGATCCAGAACCAGCCCGGCGTAAGCGGCACGCTGGGGCCCGCCGCGATGGCGCGCAGCGCGGCGCGCGACGGCTACACGCTGGCGTTGATCACGCCGGCGCTGTTCCGCCTGCCGCACCTGCAACCGGTGAGCTACGACGCCATCCAGGACTTCACCTACATCATCGGCCTGACCAGCTATGTGTACGGGATCTCCGTGCCGGCGGGCTCGCCGTGGCAGCGCTTCGGCGAGTTCGTCGGATACGCGCGCGCCAACCCCGGCAAGGTCAACGTGGCCGCGGTGGGCACCGGCTCGCTCGGCCAGATCACCGTGCGGCGGCTGGAGCAGCAGGCCGGCATCCGGCTCAACTTCATCCCGTTCAAGGGCGGCGCCGATGCGCTCGCGGCGCTGTTGGGCGGCCATGTCGACGTGATGATCGAAGCCGGCTGGGGCGCCATGGCCGAAGCCGGCAAGGTGCGCCTGCTGGCCGTGGCCGAGCCGCAGCGCCTGAAGCGCTGGCAGGCCGTGCCCACCTTGCGCGAGCTGGGCTACGACATCACCGTCCAATCGGAAATCGGCATTGCCGGCCCGCGCGCGCTGGGCCCGGCAGTGGTCGCCACGCTGCACGATGCGTTCCGCCAGGCGACGTCGGACCCTGCCTACGTGCGCGCGCTGGAAGCCGAATCGATGCCCAACCGCTATATGAGTACCGCCGACTACCAGCACTACGCCGCGTCGCAGTTCGCCAGCGACAAGCGGCTGGTGGCAGAGCTCGGCATCCGGCTGGACTGA
- a CDS encoding class II aldolase/adducin family protein, with protein sequence MSEADPIRPAAITDAEWATRIELAALYRAIHRYGMTDLIYNHITARVPGEPEHILLNPYGLLYQEVTASSLYKIHMNGDIVYRPGGDAGELGLNPAAYVIHTAVHAARHDALCVLHTHTRASSAVSAMACGLLPVSQHAHMFYGRIAYHDFSGPVVDLAQQGHLVRDLGAHHAMILRNHGLLVCGRSIAEAFFNIYWLETACKIQVDAMAGGELVMPSQASLEASRKAFGRIAIRGDREWAAVRRELDRIDPSYRD encoded by the coding sequence ATGAGTGAAGCCGATCCGATCCGTCCCGCCGCCATCACGGACGCAGAGTGGGCCACCCGCATCGAGCTGGCGGCGCTGTATCGCGCCATCCACCGGTACGGCATGACCGACCTGATCTACAACCACATCACCGCGCGGGTACCGGGCGAGCCGGAACATATCCTGCTGAATCCCTACGGACTGCTGTACCAGGAGGTGACCGCATCCAGCCTGTACAAGATCCACATGAACGGCGACATCGTCTACCGCCCCGGTGGCGACGCCGGGGAACTAGGGCTGAACCCCGCCGCCTACGTGATCCACACGGCCGTGCATGCCGCGCGCCATGACGCGCTGTGCGTACTGCACACCCATACGCGGGCATCGTCTGCCGTCTCGGCAATGGCCTGCGGCCTGCTGCCGGTATCGCAGCATGCGCACATGTTCTATGGGCGCATCGCATACCACGATTTTTCCGGGCCGGTGGTCGATTTGGCGCAGCAGGGCCATTTGGTGCGGGACCTGGGCGCGCACCACGCGATGATCCTGCGCAACCACGGCCTGCTGGTCTGCGGCCGGTCCATCGCCGAAGCCTTCTTCAACATCTACTGGCTGGAAACGGCCTGCAAGATCCAGGTCGATGCCATGGCCGGCGGCGAGCTGGTGATGCCATCGCAGGCGTCGCTGGAAGCCAGCCGCAAGGCTTTCGGCCGCATCGCCATCCGCGGCGACCGCGAATGGGCAGCCGTGCGGCGCGAACTGGACCGCATCGATCCTTCATACCGGGACTGA
- a CDS encoding TauD/TfdA family dioxygenase: protein MTQAIPAADAAIVAVSVPELGPDVRCHVLQPGRPPLFIEPAGEVLRERARFRQWTRAARPALDAMILAHGGVVLRGFPTTGTEDFADFIEQFPAFDGGYAGGRAPRETISGRVMEATRLSASVRLAVHSEMAYRRDYPRRIAFFSRKTAEVGGETLIADVRQLAERMDPELAGKIATLGSRTAINFGPRRDADDASYAHMDERGWNQSFHTEDPAEVNRLCAERGLEPAWHGDGSLTVFNALEPFVVHPQTGRRLYRSILHMQPQVEHPEQERERRQRQKYPTGSTLGNGEPLSEAERAHIDQLCDQSTYSWPWRDGDVMVLDNLQVWHGRNAYQGTRDVQVALLD from the coding sequence ATGACCCAAGCCATCCCCGCGGCCGATGCCGCAATTGTTGCAGTGTCAGTACCCGAACTGGGCCCCGACGTGCGCTGCCACGTGCTGCAGCCCGGCCGCCCGCCGCTGTTCATCGAACCCGCCGGCGAGGTGCTGCGCGAGCGCGCGCGCTTCCGCCAGTGGACGCGCGCGGCGCGCCCGGCGCTGGATGCGATGATCCTGGCGCACGGCGGCGTCGTGCTGCGCGGCTTCCCCACCACGGGCACGGAAGACTTCGCCGATTTCATCGAGCAGTTTCCGGCCTTTGACGGCGGCTACGCCGGCGGCCGCGCGCCGCGCGAAACCATCAGCGGCCGCGTGATGGAAGCCACGCGGCTGTCGGCCAGCGTGCGCCTGGCGGTGCATTCCGAAATGGCCTACCGCCGTGACTACCCGCGCCGCATTGCCTTTTTCTCGCGCAAGACTGCCGAGGTGGGCGGCGAAACACTGATCGCCGACGTGCGCCAGCTGGCCGAGCGCATGGATCCGGAGCTGGCCGGCAAGATCGCCACGCTGGGCTCCCGCACCGCCATCAATTTCGGCCCGCGGCGCGATGCGGACGATGCCTCGTACGCGCATATGGACGAGCGCGGCTGGAACCAGTCGTTCCATACCGAGGATCCGGCCGAGGTGAACCGCCTCTGCGCCGAACGCGGGCTGGAGCCGGCGTGGCATGGCGACGGCAGCCTGACCGTGTTCAATGCGCTGGAACCGTTCGTGGTGCATCCGCAGACCGGGCGCAGGCTGTACCGCTCGATCCTGCATATGCAGCCGCAGGTGGAGCACCCGGAGCAGGAACGGGAACGTCGCCAGCGCCAGAAGTACCCCACCGGCTCCACGCTGGGCAACGGCGAGCCGCTTAGCGAGGCGGAGCGCGCCCATATCGACCAGCTCTGCGACCAGTCCACCTATAGCTGGCCGTGGCGCGACGGCGATGTGATGGTGCTCGACAACCTGCAGGTCTGGCACGGCCGCAATGCCTACCAGGGCACGCGCGACGTGCAGGTGGCGCTGCTGGATTGA
- a CDS encoding enoyl-CoA hydratase/isomerase family protein, which produces MSAPQQAAGEGRVTLTRQGGVATLTFDRPAARNAMTWAMYGQLAEHCRALAAEGAAGARVVVLRGAGGEAFVAGTDIAQFQQFSGGDDGVAYEARIDEGIALVEQLPMPTVAVIEGWAVGGGLAIATACDFRLATPKARFGVPIAKTLGNTLSALNLAKLRAAWGLQPVRRMLLLAQVLDADAALGCGFLEGVHAPEALEAEVAALCERLGALAPVTQAVIKESLRRQTVAAVADTDDLVRQCYGSDDFREGVDAFVGKRPAVWKGR; this is translated from the coding sequence ATGAGCGCCCCGCAGCAGGCGGCCGGTGAAGGCCGTGTCACGCTGACGCGGCAGGGCGGGGTCGCGACGCTGACCTTCGACCGCCCGGCCGCGCGCAATGCGATGACGTGGGCGATGTACGGGCAGCTCGCCGAGCACTGCCGCGCCCTCGCCGCGGAGGGTGCCGCCGGTGCGCGCGTGGTGGTGCTGCGCGGGGCGGGCGGCGAGGCCTTTGTTGCCGGGACCGACATCGCGCAGTTCCAGCAGTTCTCGGGCGGCGATGACGGGGTCGCATATGAAGCGCGCATCGATGAAGGCATCGCGCTGGTCGAGCAGCTGCCGATGCCTACGGTTGCGGTCATCGAAGGCTGGGCGGTGGGCGGTGGCCTGGCCATCGCCACCGCATGCGACTTCCGGCTGGCGACGCCCAAGGCCCGCTTCGGCGTGCCGATCGCGAAGACGCTGGGCAATACGCTGTCGGCGCTGAACCTGGCCAAGCTGCGCGCGGCATGGGGACTGCAGCCGGTGCGACGCATGCTGTTGCTCGCGCAGGTTCTCGATGCCGATGCGGCGCTGGGGTGCGGCTTCCTCGAGGGCGTGCATGCGCCCGAGGCACTGGAAGCGGAAGTCGCCGCGCTGTGCGAGCGGCTCGGCGCACTGGCGCCGGTGACGCAGGCGGTCATCAAGGAGTCGTTGCGCCGCCAGACCGTGGCGGCGGTGGCCGATACCGACGATCTGGTGCGGCAGTGTTATGGCAGCGACGATTTCCGGGAAGGGGTGGACGCGTTCGTTGGCAAGCGCCCGGCGGTGTGGAAGGGGCGGTGA
- a CDS encoding DNA-binding protein, whose protein sequence is MEYAFTLRYQLSADDSDPDTLVERLYEAGCDDATVGTGVVGRIAIAFDREAESAADAIVSALTDARRAMPSATLIEAAPDLVGLTDIADTVGMSRQNMRKLMLGHPASFPPPVHEGASSLWHLWEALLWMSRKGYEIEPSLIEVAAAAMQVNLARSAGNIVPAMERRIRKLVA, encoded by the coding sequence ATGGAATATGCGTTCACCTTGAGATACCAGCTGTCGGCGGATGACAGCGATCCCGACACGCTGGTCGAGCGCCTTTACGAAGCCGGATGCGACGATGCTACCGTGGGCACTGGCGTGGTGGGCCGGATTGCGATTGCCTTTGACCGCGAGGCGGAATCGGCCGCCGACGCCATCGTCAGCGCGCTCACCGACGCCAGGCGCGCCATGCCGTCCGCCACGCTGATCGAAGCGGCACCCGATCTGGTGGGACTGACTGATATTGCGGACACCGTTGGCATGTCTCGCCAGAACATGCGCAAGCTGATGCTGGGCCATCCGGCTTCCTTTCCGCCGCCGGTGCACGAGGGCGCCAGTTCGCTCTGGCATTTGTGGGAAGCGCTCTTGTGGATGAGCCGGAAGGGTTACGAGATCGAACCGTCGCTCATCGAGGTCGCCGCGGCGGCGATGCAGGTCAATTTGGCCAGGAGCGCCGGAAACATTGTCCCGGCGATGGAGCGCCGGATCCGCAAGCTGGTTGCCTGA